A stretch of the Capsicum annuum cultivar UCD-10X-F1 unplaced genomic scaffold, UCD10Xv1.1 ctg4757, whole genome shotgun sequence genome encodes the following:
- the LOC124892472 gene encoding zinc finger BED domain-containing protein DAYSLEEPER-like codes for MLSKAVEFENAFTNYASREIDLRYYLENSYIEVGGTAVEILSSDWVHVRRITKFHEIFYLLTLKISGSLYVTSNIHFLKICVVVVYLNQLIASEDTDLSNMARKMKEKFDKYWGDPIKINKIIFISCVLDPRYKLDSVAYALVKMFGENQGLSLKAAVKEYMILLFNEYVKSSSKGLGVAVSSPCSLLEMSTLVISGSQLSTQVTGPLDSLMQDLKQYKVMNGGVHARTELDKYFEEETEDDIEDFNISPWWKMNATRFPILAKMACDVLDVPVSSITSESAFSTI; via the coding sequence ATGTTGAGTAAGGCGGTTGAATTTGAGAATGCATTTACAAATTATGCTTCTCGTGAAATTGACTTGAGATATTATCTTGAGAATTCTTATATTGAAGTTGGCGGTACTGCTGTTGAAATTTTGAGTAGTGATTGGGTGCACGTGAGAAGGATTACAAAATTTCATGAAATCTTTTATCTTCTTACTTTGAAAATATCTGGATCACTTTATGTTACATCTaatattcattttcttaaaatttgtgttgttgttgtttatttgaaTCAATTAATTGCAAGTGAAGATACTGATTTAAGTAATATGGCgaggaaaatgaaagaaaaatttgatAAGTACTGGGGTGatccaataaaaataaataagataatttttatttcatgtgtTCTAGATCCTCGTTACAAGCTTGATTCAGTTGCCTATGCACTTGTAAAGATGTTTGGGGAAAATCAAGGTTTATCTTTAAAAGCAGCAGTAAAggaatacatgattttattatttaatgaatATGTAAAATCCAGTTCAAAAGGGCTTGGGGTTGCTGTATCTTCACCTTGCTCTTTACTGGAGATGTCTACTTTAGTGATTTCTGGCAGTCAACTAAGTACCCAAGTTACAGGACCCTTAGATTCACTCATGCAAGATCTAAAGCAGTATAAAGTTATGAATGGAGGTGTACATGCTAGAACAGAgttagataaatattttgaagaagAAACTGAAGATGATATTGAAGATTTTAACATCTCGCCCTGGTGGAAAATGAACGCAACAAGATTTCCTATTCTTGCTAAGATGGCTTGTGATGTATTAGATGTTCCGGTTTCAAGTATTACATCTGAATCTGCGTTTAGTACAATCTAA